CAAAGCAGAACCTCTTATGACTGGAACTTCATCTCCAGGGAATTCATATTTAGTCAAAAGATCTCTGACTTCCATTTCAACAAGATCAACGAGTTCCTTATCGTCAACTGCATCAACTTTGTTCAAAAAGACAACCATCGCAGGAACGTTGACTTGTCTTGCGAGCAAAACGTGTTCACGTGTCTGTGGCATTGGTCCATCTGTTGCCGCAACAACAAGAATTGCTCCGTCCATCTGAGCCGCACCGGTAATCATGTTCTTTATGTAGTCTGCGTGACCTGGACAGTCAATGTGAGCGTAGTGTCTCTTTTCGGTTTGATATTCCACGTGCGTGATGTTAATGGTGATACCTCTTGCTTTTTCTTCAGGAGCTTTGTCGATTTGATCGTATGGAACATAAGAAGCAAGATTTTTGAATGAGAGATACTTTGTTATTGCCGCTGTCAGCGTGGTCTTACCATGGTCTATGTGTCCAATAGTACCAACGTTGACGTGTGGCTTAGTTCTCACAAACTTTTCCTTAGCCATTCAATCTCCCTCCTTCGCACTTAAACGGCCTTCAAAACCTTTTCGATGACTCTGTCTGGCACTTCTTTATAATGAGAAAATTGCGCTATATGATTTGCTCTACCCTGACTAAGAGATCTGAGTGTTGTTGCATAACCAAAAAGCTCAGAAAGTGGCACAAATGCCCTTATTACTCTAAGATTTGCCCGACTCTCAAGTGACTCAACCTGCGCTCTACGCGCATTCAAGTCGGCAATTATTCCTCCAAGATACTCTTCGGGTGTAATGACCTCGAGTTTCATAACTGGTTCTAATAAGATAGGTTGACAAACTTTGATCGCATTTTTAAACGCAAGACTTGCTGCTATTTTGAAAGCTATCTCAGATGAATCAACTTCATGATACGAACCATCAAGCAGTATCGCTCTTACACCGATCATAGGATATCCTGCTAAAACACCCATTTCCATAGATTCTTTTATACCTTCTTCTATTGCAGGAATATATTCCTTGGGTATTACACCTCCAACTGTCTTGTTTACAAACTCAAAATGCTTTTCGCCATCCAAAGGCAATGGCTCGAATCTCATTATAACATGACCATATTGACCTCTTCCACCAGTTTGTCTAATATATTTACCTTCGGCTTCACCCGACTGTCTTATGGTTTCTCTATATGCAACCTGTGGCCTACCTATCCTAACATTCACACCAAATTCTCTTTTGAGACGGTCTGTAATAATTTCAAGATGAAGTTCTCCCATACCTGATAACACAACTTGACCAGTTTCTTTATCAACATTCACTTTCAAAGTCGGGTCTTCCTCAGATAAAGCATTGACAGCCTTTACCATTCTTTCTTCGTCGTCATGCGTAACTGGTTCTATGGCAATAGAAATGACTGGGTCAGGAAAATCTATCTTTTCAAGCAAAATCGGATTTTCTTGCGAACAAAGCGTATCACCCGTGGTTGTACTTCTCAAACCTATCAATGCTACTATATCACCTGCTCTTGCATAATCTACATCTTCACGTTTATCTGCGTGCATGAACATAAGACGAGCCACACGTTCACGTACCTGCTTGGTGGAATTGTAGATATATGTTCCTTTTTCCAATTTACCTGAGTAAACTCTGACATAAGTGAGTTTGCCAACATAAGGATCTGTTTGTATCTTAAATGCAAGAGCTGCAAAATTACCTTCAGATGAAGGAACAATTTCCACTTGTTCTTCGTCTAATGTTAGCCCCTTAACAGGTGGTATGTCTAAGGGTGAAGGTAGATAATCGATGATAGCATCAAGCAAAGGTTGTACTCCTTTGTTTCTTGCCGCTGCACCACAGAGAACAGGGACTAATTTATTGGTTATAGTAGCCTTTCTAAGAGCACTTTTGATCTTCTCTACAGGTATTTCTTTTTCTTCCAAATAAAGTTCCATGAGTTCTTCATCTTCTTCGGCAAGCATTGATATCATTTCTTCTCGCATTTCTTCAGCCAGGTCAAGTAAATCTTCTGGAATATCACTTTTCAAAAACTCACTACCATCTTCCGTGACCCATTTTATCGCCTTCATTTCCACCAAATCTATTACACCGACAAAATCTTTCTCCACACCAATAGGAATCTGTACAGCAACTGGTCTTGCATGAAGCCTATCCACCATAGTCTTCATTGCCATGAAAAAGTCTGCACCTGTTTTATCCATTTTGTTCATAAAAGCTATTCTTGGTACACCATATTTTTGTGCTTGTCTCCAAACGGTTTCCGTCTGTGGTTCAACGCCAGCCGTTGCGTCAAAGACCGCTACCGCACCATCGAGCACCCTTAAGGCCCTCTCAACCTCTATCGTAAAATCCACATGGCCGGGCGTATCAATTATATTAATGCGATGGTCCTTCCAAAAACACG
The DNA window shown above is from Thermotoga profunda AZM34c06 and carries:
- the fusA gene encoding elongation factor G, producing the protein MIEIEALYVPLDRLRNIGIMAHIDAGKTTTTERILYYTGRKHVLGSVDEGTATMDWMEQEKERGITITAAATTCFWKDHRINIIDTPGHVDFTIEVERALRVLDGAVAVFDATAGVEPQTETVWRQAQKYGVPRIAFMNKMDKTGADFFMAMKTMVDRLHARPVAVQIPIGVEKDFVGVIDLVEMKAIKWVTEDGSEFLKSDIPEDLLDLAEEMREEMISMLAEEDEELMELYLEEKEIPVEKIKSALRKATITNKLVPVLCGAAARNKGVQPLLDAIIDYLPSPLDIPPVKGLTLDEEQVEIVPSSEGNFAALAFKIQTDPYVGKLTYVRVYSGKLEKGTYIYNSTKQVRERVARLMFMHADKREDVDYARAGDIVALIGLRSTTTGDTLCSQENPILLEKIDFPDPVISIAIEPVTHDDEERMVKAVNALSEEDPTLKVNVDKETGQVVLSGMGELHLEIITDRLKREFGVNVRIGRPQVAYRETIRQSGEAEGKYIRQTGGRGQYGHVIMRFEPLPLDGEKHFEFVNKTVGGVIPKEYIPAIEEGIKESMEMGVLAGYPMIGVRAILLDGSYHEVDSSEIAFKIAASLAFKNAIKVCQPILLEPVMKLEVITPEEYLGGIIADLNARRAQVESLESRANLRVIRAFVPLSELFGYATTLRSLSQGRANHIAQFSHYKEVPDRVIEKVLKAV